A single genomic interval of Anser cygnoides isolate HZ-2024a breed goose chromosome 7, Taihu_goose_T2T_genome, whole genome shotgun sequence harbors:
- the C7H10orf53 gene encoding LOW QUALITY PROTEIN: UPF0728 protein C10orf53 homolog (The sequence of the model RefSeq protein was modified relative to this genomic sequence to represent the inferred CDS: inserted 2 bases in 1 codon), translated as MQYHSLLLRPFPAVLQADGHQLILEEIPDWNTVELIVNGEXLFHCNINDLDFGGDGKLDPLCEEARKAVLNAY; from the exons ATGCAGTACCACTCACTGCTTCTTCGCCCTTTTCCAGCTGTCCTGCAGGCAGATGGGCACCAGCTGATTCTAGAGGAGATACCAGACTGGAATACTGTAGAACTCATAGTAAATGGGGA ACTATTTCACTGCAACATCAATGACCTGGATTTTG GAGGTGATGGCAAGTTGGATCCACTCTGTGAAGAAGCCAGAAAAGCAGTGTTAAATGCTTACTAA